CAGCGTATACAAACACACCCGCACTCTGGTCAGGGCGTACTCAAATTGCAGTTCAAGGCGCacaatacgttttttttttttggagattAAAGTGGCATCCGCTAGCTAGGTCAGGTGTCATATCAAATGCATACAACGAGTAACCTTTGGCGTAGTCACTACAACTGATCTGATTGCCGTAGTCACTGAACATACTATTTAATCCCGAAGACAGGCAATGACGTAGCGAACATCCGTAAAATTAAGAAGTAACGGTTTGCTTTGTGTTTGTCATTGTTGTCATCTTAACGAACAAAACGCTAGTTCTTTAAATAATCAACAAGACTCCATTATCTGTTGGTGAATGCCAGGGATGTGGAGTCGGAATACAAAGGCCACTGTCatgccatgcccccccccctccccacctatGCCCTCAATTTCTAAGTTACTCTTGAAAATGACACTTTCCTTTGAATTTGTAAGACTCAAGGGGATTCATGTCGGAATATTACTCaaacttgttatattttaaacaCAGCAGTAAAGTTTTAATTTCATGCTGGGGTTGGGGATGATCAGGTGTTTATCGCAAAACAAGTAATTTGGAGAACGATAGTTTCTATATTCGGGACAACCAAGCAGATGACCAAATGAATAAATACCACATCATTCATACATGGAGATGAGTGAGGGAGTAAGAAATATATGCAGATCAATGGTAAGTTATTAAGTCTGGTTGAATATGTACCTTTGGAAAATATCTAATTAAAGGAGTCGTCCAGAAGACTGGTTATATATGATCAAATTCGTGTGTATTATCGAAAGCAAATGTATTATCTAATTGTGTCAATTTTAGGATATTGATTCAGGAATAAGGAGGGCGTATATTATGGTGATTTCGGATGATTGTGTTCTGTTTGCATAAACCAATGCGTTTTACTCTGGCAGTAGAACTGATCTCTCAAAGATAATACATAAACAACCCAGAAAGTACATCAACACGTATAAGATGTCGTTGCTAGTTAAGCGATGTCATTATATTGCCACTAacttttattcaatataatCGCAACATTTTGAATTGAACATGACTAGTCAGCATActgatgtatttttttaatatatttcattgcaTAATTTCATAGTATTCTCAGTGCCATTATTactgataacattttaaaagacaAGTTTGGAATCCAATGCAATTATCGAAAACTATTTGAAAAAGTATCAAATGCCATCGAGTTCTCTGTGCTGGCTGTCCCACTGGTAAAATGGTTCACcgttgttttgtattttgccTATCATATAGTATTGCCTTGGAAGGCTTATTAGTGTCTCTTTCCTTCAATTCGATCTTTCAAATACGCAAACTTCCACTATAGCTTCGATATGTACTTCCATGTTTAACATATGTTATTATATCGCCAACCGTTTCCTGTCCTTGTTACCTTGAAGACTTCAAATCCACTACTTTGATTATTGACGTGgctgtattttcattgttgttgttgttattccgCATTCAGAACCGTGAAGATTCTTCCAGAAGATACCGCGGTAATCGTTGGACGAGTAATCCCCATTCAGATTGGAGTAGCCGCAGGAATAGAAATGTGTCTCATAAACCTGATCTCTGTTTCGGCAGTATCTACAAGGATAGGAACCACTACAGCCATCGCAATTAATGCATTTGTAATGATCATCATGACAAGAATAACAATAACGAGAGCAATAAAAAtcaagaaaagaacaatcacGATAACAATcgtaataataacaaaaacagcTAGATAACTCGTAGTCTCCTGTAGCTACGCGGTCGCTGAATGAGTAGCAGTTGCTGGTAGAGCCTGTGCTACTATCGTCTGgataccaccagccacctcgGTGTTTTTCTGCACAGTCGAAGGTACTCGATCCATCGTTGTCTTGATCGCGCGTACTAAATCGATGTCCTGAATTTGCTTCCATAGCATTGTAACCTGGAAGGAAATTAGCGAATAATTAGGAAATGTATATTCTTGCTATATGTGAAGTTTTTATTCATGTATACACTATATCTTATTAAATAACTTTCAGTTCGTTTGCTATCATTATCGGTTGTCAGTGCGTATGTTGCTGTGTTAGTTAATGTTTAGGCGTATGTAATATTTTGAGCTTTAATATAAGAGTTCTTTCTTTTgagattttacaaaatttgaagataGTAATCAAAGTTCCAGTTATCACCGGGGAGGTTTCACTTCTGACAACACGTCTTGGAACCTTGGTTCATATCATCGTTTTCTATCAAAATATATGTCTTTTGATCACTATTATAAGTAATAGTTCATACCTCAAAGCTGCGACAAATATTATGTATTGAAGCGATTTCAAGATACGAGTGAAAGCAGCATTCTTTTAAGAGCTCATTTTTGGCCAATTTCAAAGTAAAAGGTTTGACTTTCTTCAACATGAAAGGGTTTTCGGATAAGAAGTGAATTTTCATCGTTTCATCGTCTCCTCTCGTGAAACGTCTTATCTTTCATCTGACGTTTTTACTTCCATTTGATACTTACAAAATAATGAGTTTTACCTATTATCTGATTATACATTCATAAAGATAAGAACTAAGGCAGGTAATGCTCTTTGGGAAAGAAACACATACACTTCGTCTAGACTGTTCTCTCAACATAATGTTCAAATTCTTTCATACTTTTGttgatgttatttttttttggtaatactATTAGCATCTTAACCAATTCCATGGAAGAACATTGTATGGTCAAATGAACCTTCAATTTCTTCTCTTTTGGAAACGTTAAagttatatttaataaaattaattttatcatttcttttaattataaaGTTAGCTGTATTTTGCAGCAGTTCTAAGGTTTCTAGGCTAGTTATGCTTTATGCTTCTTTATGCTTCTAAGATCGACAAAGTCTGAATGAAAACACGAGAAATTAGACGCAGAGCTATATATGAACTTGGTTGCTATTATAGAATATGAATGTTACAATCTATCATTATGCATACACGTGCtaaagtgtaaagcaaatataCAATGAACTTTGAGTTCGAGACTCTAAGCACGAggtaatgtatatatttctacATTAGTCTCTACACTTGATTTATAACAATACCTGAGTATATGTACGAGTACAAATACTAGAGTATGATTACGACTACAGGTAGTTATGTTACAATAAGATTACACAATAACTACGAGTCTGCGTAAGTATGATTGACATTGAGCACAATACATACCAGCATTTCCATAGTGGCCACCCAATGACAGTCGGTATCTGTCTCCCTCGCTACTGATTCTAAATGATGAATAATGGCTGTAGTATGTTGATCCTCCCCTGCTTCTCTTTTCTATTCGAAGTTGGTAGGATTTTTGGTTtgtcaatttgtatattttatcgttgccaatCCAATGATCTCCTGTTGGGATTCCAAACCCGTATTTGTAATCAGACCAGTATCGATTAAAGCTGACGGAACTACTTGTACGTCGTTGCAAgatctaccaaaaaaaaatcaattagtTTTAGATGGCAAGTACGTATGTATGGAATATCTCATTGTACTACAATAAGTAAGAGAAATTAATTGGTGAAGGTAAATAATCCGATTTATTTTAAACGAAAGGAAGATGgatcaatttaattaaataattgaataatttaCTTCACATGTTAGTTAACGAAGTCCTGTCATATAAGAAAACACAAGTTTAACATGGGAAAGATATTGCTTGTCAATGGCTAAAACTTACTGTCCATCCACCACTAGACATGTCACAATAAACTTCAAACCCGGAGCTTCCAGCGGGataaatggtatattttccGTTATTTCTTCTACCCGCTGTGTAAAGATCATAACAATCTCTCGGTCCAATGCGGGTACATGTAAGACCATCACCTCCAAACCATTCGTTACAGTAACATCTACGGATATCATTCCGCGCCTCGCAGGTTGCATCTGCACCACAACTGTACCCCTCACGTCTAAGTACGTTCCTGTTGCAAGTTATTCGTGAGGAACAGTCAGAACTAATGTATGATTCACCTCCCTGgaagataaatgttaaatgaCATATACCAAAGATAGTAAAATACATGttaatttgttatatttttaacgACTTTTGATTACGCACTGGATTAACCTGGATATGGTCATGAGcgttttaaataaatttggtaACGTTCATCGTTCTCAGTGTATCAAATAATGCGTTGCCATGATATGCAATTTGGCTAGATCTAAATTAATTATATGCAAAGCATATAAAATACCCTACAAGAATCGTACTAACCCTTAATACGCTTCCTTTGGCAGCAACAAAGCAGTTGTGCAGTTATGGACTTGCGGTTGTAACAGTTAAATGTACAGAATTGCAAGAATGGCTGGCCAATgcaaatttccttttcttgcaAAGGGTATCACATTTTAAGATAGTTTAATGAGGTCTTTGCAGCCAACTCTGATGTTGGGGGCCTAGGTAtttgtcataattttttttaaagtagctGTCAAATGTTGCCTTCCTTAAAAAGTTTGTTGAAACTGAAAACTCAAGTTACAATACGTTTGAAACGCACGATTTTGGTAAGATGTATTTAATAATACTATGAATCCGACTAAATATAATTCATCCTTTGACTGACAGTTTTGCCTGGTCTGTTCGAATGAAATGGAATCAATGGATAACCGCGATGCTCTCGCCACACGGTTATCTTTAAAAGTAATGCGATACTTGACACGTTTAAATAGTAAAAGGCTTGTCTCAAATTATATGGACAAAGAATTATGAGCAAAGCATTTAAAATGGCCTGAGAGAACTACAATGACCCTTCATACACTTCTTTTGGCatcaacgaagcagttgtgggtgcacgtcactccgccCCCTTCGTAgttttgattgcagtaacatttagagacaccgttcctctcatcacaggttgcgtgatccCTACACTGTTAACTCGCctctataatctggttgttCCTACAGGTTCATCtacgtgtacatcttgaattgacgtaaaattcgccttcctaatttaagatattcagcggGTAAAAATAATCATGATggatttgcggttgtcacagtgaaagGTACAGGGTCTCAACGGTGGGTGGTCAATGTAAACTTCCTTTCGATTGATCTAGGTAAGGGTATGAACCTTTAGGAAATGTTAATGCGGTCTTTAAAGTCAATTCGGATGAAGCAGGCCCACGGATTcgccataaaaaaaaagatagctATCAAACAATTAATGAAGAGGAAAGCATTTAAAATGACCCGAAAGAGCCgtactgacccttaatacacctcctttgtcagcaacgaaACAGTTGCATTGGTTCAGAGGGATGCATTGTTCTTGATGTCTCAGATAATCACCGGCACAAACGCATTGCTCTGTTTCTGTGCGAGATGTAGGCGAGATGCATGTGTCAGGGTCATCGCAAGTCCTCTCACAGgtctcattgctaaatatctcattagccGGACACCATTCATGGATTATTCCTAGAGTACaggaaataataaaatgtaaataatatgaACCTGATAGAGAAACGAAGAATATGACGTGAGAAAGAACAGGTTTGTCATTCTGCGCTCTCATGTCATTCTTATCTGAAGGTTAAAGGAAAAAACACACAATCAGAAACAGTTCGAATATATACAGAACAATTTAAATCAGGTAGTGGCTGTTCCTTATTCaactttatgttaatatttattcaacATTACGAGATAATACTCCATAATTTGTTGCACAACTGGTCTAAAACCATATAGTCATAGCTTACTCCTGTTTCCGAGTTTCCGCGGAGTTACTATACTACTTTTTGACAACAATGATTATTAATTACAACGTTGGTTGTTTTGATCGAACTGGGAGACGGACCTGTTAAAGTGTGAACATTCTGTTGTACACATGTTAGATACGGTTCCTTGTTCAGAACCAAGTTTAGTGTTGAGTACGAAGCAGTAATGTAGAAAGTGCgtaattacaattcagctaatggaggccatttcgaaatctagtatagataataatgaaatattaatatttcaacatatcatatatatcatatcatgttgTAACCGCTACTATATGTATTGTAGCACCGTTGTACTCGCTGGTATACTCTATGTATACTCGTACTATATGTATTGCAGCAGTTTATTCAAGCTAAGAACAATTTTGACATGTCAATTTTACTTCCAAAAGATCAATTCGATATCAGAATAAACCTTTCAGTTTATGCACGTTTACTTTCGacatttaataaacaaatacgAGTTATTTTGGCTTTATGCTTAATAAGAATGTAAAAACACTTACcatctgatatttcaaatgtacCTAAACTAGATATATGATAATCcccccattcatctgagatacgaaaCTCGTCGTATGTTACATAGTAAGTATCTCCAGCAACGTTCTCAAAATCCATTCGCAGTTGGTAccgcttttgatttgttaagaaggcaattttctcatttccaatccaaaactcactccctagaaagccaaagccatttCTGAAATCTTTCCAACTTCTATTGAAATTGACGGAATCTGATCTTCGGCGCTGTAATACCTACGACGAATACCAAAGAAGTTAAGCGTTAACTAGgacgttataaatattaattattcgtTCCCGACCGCAATGTGATTTGTTGCCAACATTTCTAACAGAAATTagaacttatatatatataacttcaatTTGTAGTGTAGGCTAAAGGTTTACATTTTTTCTTGGAAGGTGAACTACACTGgacttaatttcaaaatgtataaaaataattgattcaAATTTTGCTTCGATAAAAAGATTCAAGTTGAAAAAATTGATTCAAATAGAAGTAAATTTGTTCAAAACTGGTTAAAGTTGAACAGGGGACATCAAGTTATCAACTATGgcataccgtccatccaccagtatcaagatcattataacagtaagcctcaaacggttccgggtagccatctggtttaataaggTACACTCCAGATGTATTGTGGGTAGAAGAACATGCATTCGATACTTCtctgcaatctctcggatactcaggttgttgaaaaacaaagtatgtaAAACCTGGATGAAAggtaaaacaaagtaaacattttatcGCGATTGAAAAATCATTTCAGTTAACGAAAATAACATTCTGAGCCAACTGTAATAAACATGGCTTTGTTACTATGAGAGTTAAGATAATAGATTAGCCTTTATGCCAATTATTACTCAACTACCGTATAGAGGAAGATATCGCGactaatattaaatttaataaggTAATCGTGGTTGGATTCTCAGATGTAACTGTTTTGAAACAATTACGTTAACATAAAATTCAAAGACCATTTGAATCAAATGTTTTCGTAGTTATCAGTAGTTAAAGACTAATGAAAACAGTCAAATTACATTTAACGTACATGAAAAAATATCGATGTAGCACGTTGGACATGTAAAGATCAAAAATTTACGACTCAGAGGAAATCAATTTCATAATAGATGTTCGGAAATGGTGacatgattgaaaaaaaaaaacgtttagaGCGACCACTAAAGAACCAACATTTCCAGCCATTCAAGTTGGTCAACTGAGGTGTTAACATTAATAATACATAAGTGATATAGCTTACTGAGGTTACTTCTTATCATAAGGTCAATCATATAACATAGAAACTACACCTACCTGAAGATCTTCTGTCGGCACCGACGATTccctgtgtaataaaatacttttaatGAATACATTACAAGACATACAGATTGATGCAGTCAACATTAAGCAGGATCAGATTAAATCTAAAGCTAATGTCTTATAAAAAACAGTTCGagggaaagaaagaacaatTCGCAAACTGGTTCAAAACATGTGAGGTTAAAACAAGTTAAGTCAATATAAACTTTGGTAAATTATAAACTTTGATCTACATTCCATAGCTGATTTACAGGTCAATGATCACTTACAGGATACAACTCTCTTCCTGGAAGCTTTAGATTAATGGCATTTTTCCGGTGTAACAGCTATCCTGGTACATGATACGTAAGTTCACGTAAAGAACAAAGGCAATAGCTGACTGATTCCTTAGACAGCTTTGTTGCTTAATGCagacagatgttctttgttcaagttatattttgacGTAAGAAGATTACAGACAAATGTTGTAACGCATTTGTGTTTATCAGTCCTTAATAGCACTTAGGGATCATTTAAATCGTCCTAGCTGTTCTAAGATTACCGTGTCTTGATACTTACCGTGCACAACGAAACTCTAAGATTTGAAAGGGGTCATTTTACTTATAAGGTAAGTTCATGCGTTTATCAGAACGAAAACgaaaacatattctttgatTGTCTAATTTCGTGTGCGTTTTTGTcgcttctgttactgttacttgtcatttagcctttgaagaagatcatgcTAGGATCGAATCCTCAGGCcagcttacttttacacattgtctAATTTCTGTAGACACTTATTTACTTCCATCAGCCGGCTATACTAACAACTAAGTTTAGCCAAAATTAGCAAGTGCTtcgtgtttgaaatatttcgtaAACCAAtcggcaacaaaatgtgatacgcaaacttgattttcaaaatacaatcttttcatcAGTCATTGATGTTTTCACAAACGGCATCCATGATACTATTTGCAGCTTGTGCAATGTACACAATTTTCGGAAATGATTTAGAAGAGGGGTTTCCATGTGTTAAAACATATGTTCTCAGCGGAGGACTGATAGGCTACTATTGTaggtataaacatatattcacatACGTTAAGTTACTATCCTGAATATAAAATTGTATAATACATCAGCCAGACTGGTGACATTTTCTTTAATGCGCGACAAAGACTGATGAGTTTTTAACGGTAATTGTCCATGACTGGTCTGTTTAGATCGGTTAATATTTTTCAGAACTTGCGTCATGCTTGTTTGACCAGCTGTTAGGCATATTGGCCACTTGCTATTAATCGAAACTGGCTTTTTGTggggaaaaaaagttaaatgttaGTTTGCCGTTATCTTCAATGAGGCTAACTTTTACCGATACTGATATGccgccgatattgcaaatatcaataAACACTTAAAGAGTTAAACTTTATATTACAACTTTCTTCCGGGAAGCTTTAGATTATTGAAATTGTCCCGGTTTTACAGCTACTCTGGCACATGATATGTAAGCTAACGTAAAAGAACAAAGGCAAACATGAACAAAATGAACTCTAAGTGAAAGGTTGTATTTACTTGTAAGGTAAGTTTTTAGCCATAGACTTTTATATCTTACTGATTAGAAGTATGAAGCATGAAGCGGGATTGTAAGGATCAGTATTTAATTGTAAGCTATAAGGTGTGACGTAGTGAGAACACAGCAACCAATAAGTTGAAGAGAATTTTTGTCTTAATGGTTTTgtcaatttctttaaaaatccacagcattaaaagtaaacctATAATACAATACACCAGTCCGTTATGAAATAGAAAATTTAAGATATCCTTGTTGAACGTTAATTTTAGAAAGCTACGTGATATAGAGGGAAATAGATAATTTAACTTATAAACTTTATTTTCTATAACATGACAATGATGACAATTGCAAGAAATATAGAATTTCACCAGAAAAAGTGCAAAAGGGAAGGGGGAACtttcaaaagaaatttaaaatgtgttttttttttctttcagacaagTCCTTCAATGATTATAAATCCATAGAACCATAAGTAGTAAGAATTTTACAGGTAGTCGGCTTTAAATTTTTTACAGTAAGAATGGTCGATAGCACCTTAAACAATTACATTTTTTATCTTGTTTGGTATATTCTGAATACTGACATGTCTGAACAGACGAGTATATGGCAGTTCAAATTTCATGACATTACGATGTTATCTGTcaagaaaaaacatattgtATAGAATTTCCAAATCTCTGTATAAACAAGACAACGCGCTTTAGTTGTTCCCTGAAATGTTAAGAATTCTCTGATTTATTCGTCTTTATCAAATTCTTGATTTTTTGTCTGCACACTGGTCATCTTGTCAATATAGCCTTAAAACGTTCTACGGTTTACAGAAGAATATGATCCTTTGATACAAGGATATCAAACCACCTTTACcttaaatcatgaaaataaaatcaatagaatCGAAATAATTACACAATGTAATTTGCTGTTGCcaacaaggtaaaatacacaacaTGGTATCATTTCTACAAAGATAATAACGCAGTCAAAGGCGATTGTTTTGGGATGTAGCCAAAGTTTTGTATCGTCGATAATGCTTTAAGGAAGCAATGACTTACACTGTATGAGACGTTACTGTTCTATTTGTATAAACCATTGTAGTTTATTGTCACCGTAGGTTGAGTGACACAAGTCGTATTTTTCTTGTATACATTACTCGTTCGAACGATAgccacaaaatatcaaatggagGAATTTAATTAGATATCTTTAAACATATCAGTAAACCGAAAGTT
This window of the Apostichopus japonicus isolate 1M-3 chromosome 9, ASM3797524v1, whole genome shotgun sequence genome carries:
- the LOC139973410 gene encoding uncharacterized protein; its protein translation is MDFENVAGDTYYVTYDEFRISDEWGDYHISSLGTFEISDGIIHEWCPANEIFSNETCERTCDDPDTCISPTSRTETEQCVCAGDYLRHQEQCIPLNQCNCFVADKGGVLRGGESYISSDCSSRITCNRNVLRREGYSCGADATCEARNDIRRCYCNEWFGGDGLTCTRIGPRDCYDLYTAGRRNNGKYTIYPAGSSGFEVYCDMSSGGWTILQRRTSSSVSFNRYWSDYKYGFGIPTGDHWIGNDKIYKLTNQKSYQLRIEKRSRGGSTYYSHYSSFRISSEGDRYRLSLGGHYGNAGYNAMEANSGHRFSTRDQDNDGSSTFDCAEKHRGGWWYPDDSSTGSTSNCYSFSDRVATGDYELSSCFCYYYDCYRDCSFLDFYCSRYCYSCHDDHYKCINCDGCSGSYPCRYCRNRDQVYETHFYSCGYSNLNGDYSSNDYRGIFWKNLHGSECGITTTTMKIQPRQ